In one window of bacterium DNA:
- a CDS encoding phosphoribosylamine--glycine ligase (catalyzes the formation of N(1)-(5-phospho-D-ribosyl)glycinamide from 5-phospho-D-ribosylamine and glycine in purine biosynthesis), giving the protein TSGGRVFGVTGWGKDFSEARERAYRAAGLISFKNAFYRSDIGNKALRYINGSL; this is encoded by the coding sequence ACATCCGGGGGACGGGTTTTTGGAGTTACCGGATGGGGAAAAGATTTCAGCGAAGCCCGTGAGCGGGCATACCGTGCGGCTGGACTGATTTCCTTTAAAAATGCGTTTTATCGGAGCGATATAGGGAACAAGGCACTGCGTTACATAAACGGGAGCTTGTGA